The DNA window AAAGGCCACGGTGGCATGCCGGGGGAGCGTGAAGACCACAATGCCCGCATACAAGGGCGGCGGATAATTGCGGATATCCGCAAAATCAAAATCGCCGGTGAGCAAACAGAGGCGCTGGGCCTGGGCATAGGCCGCAATGGTCGAGTCTGGCGCGTCTCCCAGACCGATATCGCGCACATCGAAGGCGGTATGGCCGGCCCGCCGCAGGGCCGCGCCCACGGCCCGAGGCAGGTCGGCGTCGATGAGAAAGCGCACGGTGCGAATCTAGAAGGGCGGTAAGGGATGGTGTTCGTCTTGCTCGATCAGCTCGCTCGCATAGGTCAGGGCGGCCTGCACGTCGGCTTCTGTCACCCCGTACTCGGCCGCCACTTGGTCGATGCTCAGCCCGCCCGCCAAGCCCCCCAGGAGCCGCACGACCGGCACCCGCGTGCCCCGGATGACCGGCTTCCCATGGTGCACGTTTGCCTCAATGACAATACGATCCTTCATCGCCGCTCCTTTCCAAGCGTTTGCCTCTCTCGGGCAGAGACCCTTC is part of the Desulfurellaceae bacterium genome and encodes:
- a CDS encoding DUF433 domain-containing protein; the protein is MKDRIVIEANVHHGKPVIRGTRVPVVRLLGGLAGGLSIDQVAAEYGVTEADVQAALTYASELIEQDEHHPLPPF
- a CDS encoding DUF5615 family PIN-like protein, whose protein sequence is MRFLIDADLPRAVGAALRRAGHTAFDVRDIGLGDAPDSTIAAYAQAQRLCLLTGDFDFADIRNYPPPLYAGIVVFTLPRHATVAFILHLVDLFLQQPVVLARLPGRLAIVEPGRIRLRPS